Proteins encoded in a region of the Bartonella taylorii genome:
- the addB gene encoding double-strand break repair protein AddB: protein MTYKPRIFSISSGTAFLPHFVDALLSGVLIDNFAPNGDIQAALADTLIYVPTRRAARALRTAFVERSATKSTFLPTIRALGDLDEDSFFFVENCTFTLNSPIGETERLLLLARLIRPWRENLPAHLRAMFGTEDVFIPAHTADAIWLAQDLAHLMDEIETESADWSKLKDIAPDMVAEWWQITLDFLNIVTQSWPQILQERQQSNPAEWRNQALKIYAETLHHTQPNKPILAAGVSGSIPAVSHLLKVISSLPKGAVVLPGLDLHMDEAQWEALGTINEEKTTCDFFNHATNAFSHPQYHLKKLLSLMKCHRIHVREIGQQSAIKKRRTALLSEALRPASTTDRWVQIVRDDYENLCADWSFIETINEREEAIAIAVALRNAIEEPQKTAALITNDRNLARRVSVELQRFGIEANDSGGIPLAQTLPSTLLRLILENVFQPSDPIAFLSLLKHPLTTLKQSRHRLREMAENFELFILRGSTGRIHLCKCDHFLEKWMKTHSQNTSDDCTLDQQKCEEAHLLCQLLVKAVKPLASLMEQEEECSINEAAIATVEVFENFGRDENDSLAHLYQHEAGQALSIFLRELVNDQSGLKFRLCEWPAMFSALIATRSVTPSPGGHPRLFIWGTLESRLQTVDTVVIGGLNEGSWPITTRNDAFLSRPMKMMLTLEPPEQRIGLSAHDFQWAMGMNKVVMSRALRVNHVPSLPSRWLQRLETVVGKQVWKQIRARGERVLHWAKMLDNTNMVACAKRPCPIPPLDMRPRHFSITEIETLRYDPYAIYAKKILRLKPLKALIHDPCAAERGTLYHAILAAFGTQVKNPNAANALDILLTLGRQEFDKCNLPADVERIWWTNFENLAPFILQWEQSLGPRERHTEVVSEKIPIGTTGVTLSGRADRIDVLANKTVEIIDFKTSTPPSSKQVRDLLFPQLALETALLMKGAFTDFQNLIPSNLFYIPLNGKSEITPKSILSKKGKKEHQNVISLGEKAWEHLIALMEYYKNPRQGYLSHAVPMIKQYESDYDHLARLWEWSTGFHRGDQS from the coding sequence ATGACTTATAAACCGCGTATTTTTTCTATTTCTTCAGGAACTGCTTTTTTACCACATTTTGTTGATGCACTACTCTCCGGTGTTCTCATTGATAATTTTGCACCAAATGGAGATATTCAGGCTGCTCTTGCTGATACTCTTATTTACGTACCAACACGCCGTGCTGCTCGCGCTTTACGTACAGCCTTTGTTGAAAGAAGTGCTACAAAATCAACTTTCTTGCCAACCATACGCGCTCTAGGAGATCTGGATGAAGACAGTTTCTTTTTTGTTGAAAACTGTACCTTTACCCTAAATTCTCCGATTGGAGAAACTGAACGCCTTCTGCTTTTAGCACGTCTTATTCGTCCTTGGCGTGAAAATTTACCTGCTCATTTGCGTGCTATGTTTGGTACAGAAGACGTGTTTATTCCTGCTCATACTGCCGATGCAATTTGGCTTGCTCAAGATTTAGCACATTTGATGGATGAAATTGAAACAGAATCAGCCGATTGGTCAAAACTTAAAGACATTGCTCCTGATATGGTAGCTGAGTGGTGGCAAATAACACTCGATTTTCTCAATATTGTTACACAAAGCTGGCCGCAAATCTTACAAGAAAGACAACAAAGTAATCCAGCTGAATGGCGCAATCAAGCACTCAAAATATACGCTGAAACTTTACACCACACACAACCTAATAAACCTATACTTGCGGCTGGTGTTTCAGGGTCAATTCCTGCAGTTTCTCATCTTTTAAAGGTAATTTCCTCTCTCCCAAAAGGAGCTGTTGTTCTTCCCGGACTTGATCTGCACATGGATGAAGCACAATGGGAAGCATTAGGTACAATTAATGAAGAAAAAACAACTTGTGATTTTTTCAATCATGCAACAAATGCTTTTAGCCATCCTCAATATCATTTAAAAAAACTCCTCTCTCTCATGAAATGTCATCGCATTCATGTTCGCGAAATTGGTCAACAAAGTGCAATAAAGAAAAGGCGTACGGCTCTTTTATCAGAAGCGCTCCGACCAGCATCTACAACAGATCGATGGGTACAAATTGTCCGCGATGATTATGAAAATCTCTGTGCAGATTGGTCATTTATTGAAACTATAAACGAGCGCGAAGAAGCTATTGCTATTGCTGTTGCTTTACGCAATGCTATTGAAGAACCTCAAAAAACCGCAGCTCTTATTACAAATGATCGTAATTTAGCACGTCGTGTCTCCGTTGAATTACAGCGATTTGGAATTGAAGCAAATGATTCAGGAGGAATACCATTAGCACAAACACTGCCTTCAACTCTGTTACGGCTTATTTTAGAAAATGTGTTTCAGCCTAGTGATCCAATTGCTTTTCTTTCCCTTCTCAAACATCCACTTACAACACTCAAACAAAGCCGTCATCGCTTACGCGAAATGGCAGAAAATTTTGAACTCTTTATTCTTCGAGGCAGCACTGGCCGTATTCATCTTTGCAAATGTGACCACTTTCTTGAAAAATGGATGAAAACACATTCCCAGAATACTTCTGATGACTGCACCCTTGATCAACAAAAGTGTGAAGAAGCACATCTGCTTTGTCAGCTGTTGGTCAAAGCTGTTAAACCTTTAGCATCTCTCATGGAACAGGAAGAGGAATGCAGTATAAATGAAGCCGCAATAGCTACTGTTGAAGTTTTTGAAAATTTTGGGCGTGATGAAAACGATTCTCTTGCCCATCTTTATCAACATGAAGCAGGACAAGCATTATCAATTTTTTTGCGTGAATTGGTGAATGATCAATCAGGGCTAAAATTTCGTCTTTGCGAATGGCCCGCTATGTTTTCAGCGCTTATAGCAACCCGCTCGGTCACACCTTCCCCTGGAGGACATCCACGCTTATTCATCTGGGGCACTTTGGAATCACGTCTGCAAACGGTTGATACAGTGGTCATCGGTGGTCTCAATGAAGGATCATGGCCTATAACAACCCGTAATGATGCTTTTTTATCGCGTCCGATGAAAATGATGTTAACTCTTGAACCGCCAGAACAGCGTATTGGTCTTTCTGCACATGATTTTCAATGGGCTATGGGAATGAATAAAGTAGTGATGAGCCGAGCACTGCGGGTTAATCATGTTCCTTCACTCCCTTCACGCTGGCTACAACGCTTAGAGACTGTCGTAGGAAAACAGGTCTGGAAACAAATCCGTGCACGAGGTGAAAGGGTGCTCCATTGGGCAAAAATGCTTGACAATACAAACATGGTTGCCTGTGCAAAACGTCCTTGCCCAATACCGCCCCTTGATATGCGCCCTCGCCATTTTTCGATCACTGAAATAGAAACGTTGAGGTATGATCCTTATGCCATTTATGCCAAAAAAATCTTGCGTCTCAAACCACTTAAAGCGCTCATCCATGACCCTTGCGCGGCCGAACGTGGAACACTTTATCATGCTATTCTTGCTGCTTTTGGGACACAAGTAAAAAATCCAAATGCCGCAAATGCATTAGATATACTCCTCACACTTGGACGACAAGAATTTGATAAGTGCAATTTACCTGCCGATGTTGAAAGAATCTGGTGGACAAATTTTGAAAATCTTGCTCCTTTCATTCTTCAATGGGAACAAAGTCTAGGGCCTCGAGAACGACATACCGAAGTAGTATCCGAAAAAATACCCATAGGTACAACAGGGGTAACTCTTTCAGGACGTGCTGATCGTATTGATGTATTAGCAAACAAAACGGTTGAAATTATCGATTTTAAAACCAGTACGCCTCCCTCATCAAAACAAGTTCGTGATTTATTATTTCCACAATTAGCACTGGAAACAGCTTTGTTAATGAAAGGAGCCTTTACAGATTTTCAAAATCTTATCCCCTCAAATTTATTTTACATTCCCCTTAATGGAAAAAGTGAAATTACTCCTAAATCAATTCTTTCAAAGAAAGGGAAAAAAGAGCACCAAAATGTCATTAGTCTCGGTGAAAAAGCATGGGAACATCTTATCGCATTAATGGAGTATTATAAAAATCCACGACAAGGCTATCTTTCGCACGCAGTCCCCATGATAAAACAATATGAAAGTGACTATGATCATCTGGCACGCTTATGGGAATGGTCAACTGGATTTCATAGAGGAGATCAGTCATGA
- the addA gene encoding double-strand break repair helicase AddA, producing MTLFSIPEAALDAQATATHPKTNVWVSANAGSGKTHVLTERVIRLLLNGTPPARILCLTYTRAAAAVMQSRIFRTLSNWNELDDAQLKEILSQLENKPINATKITYARQLFARALETPGGLKIQTIHAFCESLLHQFMLEANIAGHFELIDDVNRKKLLQEARSQLLKHNDAQPALKQLLKIISEHTFNQLLYEATEKQHKLSGFLSSLLSENGEEKLRALFNLAPDETNQQLLEKIQQTACLPPYALTHCQTYGNQHLKDMIAKFSQLAKARDKTTIINFISDIYFTTTGKPRSFSRLSCKKSDEIWPFIQQMLEDKQNNLSVLLEKYQCLKIVTLNMAAFQLCAMYLKIYANLKKANGFLDFDDLIERTLHLLQRKGANQWVHYKLDNGLDHILLDEAQDTNPEQWKIIQFLAQEFFTGYSQRTNIRTLFAVGDEKQSIYSFQGAAPENFAANGKIIQKKAEQAKQKFEKIQLNYSFRSTPDILKSVDLVFETPENYKGLSAENTKTVHEAIRVHSPGEVILWDAISKETNEFPDDWHVTVDHLDTPAVRLAEKIAETIASWLHNGEMLPAKGRLLRASDIMVLVRKRDQFALALSRALKQRNVPVAGADRLQLTKHMSVRDLMALGRFVLQPQDDLSLACVLKSPLFALSEEELYQLAAHRTGSLWQSLCMQSSSHFPFKDAFENLSKYRTLVDKIPVFEFYSHILNNDKGRQKILARLGSEANDVLDAFMDYTLTIQKTGLPGLQAFLETLSVSEPEIKREFDQNHEEIRIMTVHAAKGLEAAVVFLVDPGSAIWHSQHAPHLLKVPLNNTYLGDQKAFIWRPNAEFDTIPSKQAISRLKERAEEEYRRLLYVGMTRAEDRLFVCGYSSERNTPHTWLQLVKKALKPHAVPIKGPAKDIAAWRYCTTDSSSTSINQEASCAECQELPPLPDFFSHKVAAEPVLPKPLRPSVASLSIEADTEISPNSKYLSISPVLGETNTNRAFFIEYGNIVHRLLQYLPNCPPEKRRDYAQHYLNTKASHWQEAQKEKALCHVWKILNHSYLKPLFSGHSHAEVSLMGTVKIRGKEQAISGQIDRLCITKNSIIFADFKTGIPPENEAAIAPHSLLQMALYRKLLQAIHPNKEIQALLIYSKEAKIFKLSPEKLDALLYEIAL from the coding sequence ATGACTCTTTTTTCTATTCCAGAAGCAGCCCTTGATGCACAAGCAACGGCAACACACCCAAAAACAAATGTATGGGTTTCTGCAAATGCAGGCTCTGGAAAAACCCATGTTCTAACCGAACGCGTTATTCGTTTGCTTTTAAACGGTACTCCTCCAGCACGTATTTTATGCCTTACTTATACGAGAGCCGCCGCCGCTGTTATGCAATCGCGGATTTTTCGTACACTCTCCAACTGGAATGAGCTCGATGATGCACAGCTTAAAGAAATCTTATCGCAACTTGAAAACAAACCTATCAATGCAACAAAAATAACTTATGCACGCCAACTCTTTGCTCGTGCCCTAGAAACACCTGGTGGCTTGAAAATACAAACTATTCATGCATTTTGTGAATCTCTTTTGCATCAATTTATGCTAGAAGCCAATATTGCTGGACATTTCGAACTCATAGATGATGTCAACCGCAAAAAATTACTACAAGAAGCCCGCAGCCAACTTTTAAAGCATAATGATGCACAGCCCGCTTTGAAACAACTGCTTAAGATTATCAGTGAACACACTTTTAACCAATTGCTGTATGAAGCAACTGAAAAGCAACATAAACTGTCTGGTTTCTTGTCTTCTCTTCTCTCTGAAAATGGAGAAGAAAAATTGCGTGCGCTGTTTAATTTAGCACCCGATGAAACAAACCAACAGCTGCTGGAAAAAATTCAACAGACTGCTTGCCTACCTCCTTATGCTCTTACACATTGCCAAACTTACGGCAACCAACACCTCAAGGATATGATCGCGAAATTTTCTCAATTAGCGAAAGCTCGTGATAAAACAACCATTATCAACTTTATTTCCGATATCTATTTTACCACAACAGGAAAGCCCCGTAGTTTTTCACGTTTATCTTGTAAAAAATCAGATGAAATTTGGCCCTTTATTCAACAAATGCTTGAAGATAAACAAAACAACCTTTCTGTTCTTTTAGAAAAATATCAATGCTTAAAAATCGTTACACTCAATATGGCTGCTTTTCAGCTTTGTGCCATGTATCTCAAAATCTATGCGAATTTAAAAAAAGCCAATGGTTTCTTAGATTTTGATGATCTCATTGAACGCACGCTCCATTTGTTACAGCGTAAAGGTGCAAACCAATGGGTGCACTATAAACTTGATAATGGACTCGATCATATTCTGCTTGATGAAGCACAAGATACCAATCCTGAGCAATGGAAAATTATTCAATTTTTGGCACAAGAATTTTTCACAGGTTATAGTCAACGCACAAACATACGTACTCTTTTTGCTGTTGGAGATGAAAAACAATCTATCTATTCTTTTCAGGGCGCTGCTCCAGAAAATTTTGCTGCAAATGGCAAAATTATTCAAAAAAAAGCAGAACAAGCGAAGCAGAAATTTGAAAAAATACAACTAAATTATTCTTTTCGCTCCACACCCGATATTCTTAAAAGCGTTGATCTTGTCTTTGAAACACCAGAAAATTATAAAGGGCTTTCAGCAGAAAATACAAAAACGGTACATGAAGCTATTCGTGTTCATAGCCCAGGTGAAGTTATTTTATGGGATGCCATTTCTAAAGAAACAAACGAATTTCCTGATGATTGGCATGTAACTGTTGATCATTTAGACACACCTGCAGTACGTTTGGCAGAGAAAATTGCTGAAACGATTGCAAGCTGGTTACACAATGGAGAAATGCTTCCAGCAAAAGGGCGATTGTTGCGTGCCAGTGATATTATGGTCTTGGTTCGTAAACGTGATCAATTTGCCTTAGCGCTTTCTCGTGCTCTTAAACAACGCAATGTACCTGTCGCTGGTGCTGACCGTTTACAGCTTACAAAACATATGAGTGTGCGTGATTTAATGGCACTTGGACGTTTTGTTTTACAACCACAAGATGATTTATCTCTTGCTTGTGTTTTAAAAAGTCCACTCTTTGCACTTAGCGAAGAGGAACTTTATCAACTTGCCGCTCACCGTACAGGTTCCCTTTGGCAAAGCCTTTGTATGCAATCATCATCGCATTTCCCTTTTAAAGATGCTTTTGAAAACTTGAGTAAATATCGTACTTTAGTGGATAAAATACCAGTTTTCGAATTCTATAGCCATATCTTAAACAATGATAAGGGACGACAAAAAATTCTAGCTCGTTTAGGATCGGAAGCAAATGACGTGCTTGACGCTTTTATGGATTACACACTCACGATTCAAAAAACGGGTTTACCAGGATTACAAGCTTTTTTGGAAACATTAAGTGTAAGTGAACCAGAAATTAAACGTGAGTTTGACCAAAACCATGAAGAAATTCGTATCATGACGGTTCATGCTGCAAAAGGACTGGAAGCTGCCGTTGTGTTTCTGGTTGATCCCGGTAGTGCAATCTGGCATTCTCAGCATGCACCTCACTTGCTTAAAGTTCCCTTGAACAATACATATTTGGGTGACCAAAAAGCTTTTATCTGGCGTCCTAATGCAGAATTTGATACAATACCCTCTAAACAAGCAATCTCGCGCTTAAAAGAGCGTGCAGAAGAGGAGTATAGGCGCCTTCTTTATGTAGGAATGACACGCGCTGAAGATCGGTTGTTTGTTTGCGGGTATAGCAGTGAGCGCAACACCCCTCACACGTGGCTACAATTGGTAAAGAAAGCTCTCAAACCACACGCAGTTCCCATCAAAGGTCCCGCAAAAGATATTGCAGCTTGGCGTTATTGCACCACAGATTCTTCTTCTACCTCAATAAACCAAGAAGCCTCTTGTGCTGAGTGCCAAGAGCTTCCACCTCTACCGGATTTTTTCTCCCATAAAGTCGCAGCAGAACCGGTGCTACCAAAACCGTTGAGGCCCTCTGTTGCTAGTCTCTCCATTGAGGCTGATACCGAGATTTCTCCCAATTCAAAATATCTTAGTATCTCGCCTGTCTTAGGAGAAACAAATACCAACAGAGCTTTTTTCATTGAATATGGTAATATTGTTCATCGATTGTTGCAATATTTGCCCAATTGCCCTCCCGAAAAACGTCGAGATTATGCCCAACACTATCTCAACACCAAAGCCTCTCATTGGCAGGAAGCACAAAAAGAAAAAGCACTTTGTCATGTTTGGAAAATTTTAAATCATTCGTATCTCAAGCCCCTCTTTTCTGGCCATTCACATGCGGAAGTTTCCTTAATGGGCACTGTAAAAATCCGTGGAAAAGAACAGGCTATTTCCGGTCAAATTGACCGCCTATGCATCACAAAAAATAGTATTATTTTTGCTGACTTTAAAACAGGAATCCCACCAGAAAACGAAGCTGCTATCGCCCCACACTCTTTGCTACAAATGGCTCTTTACCGAAAATTGCTGCAAGCTATTCATCCCAATAAAGAAATCCAAGCTCTTCTTATTTACAGTAAAGAAGCAAAAATTTTCAAACTCTCTCCGGAAAAACTTGATGCGCTTCTCTATGAAATTGCCCTATAA
- the trxA gene encoding thioredoxin, whose protein sequence is MSCIKIDKSNFESEVLTSSTPVVVDFWAEWCGPCKMIAPILDEISTEMQDQIKIAKINIDENPELATQYGVRSIPTLLMFKNGNVSSNMVGAASKGRVSEWIKEGLR, encoded by the coding sequence ATGAGCTGTATAAAAATTGATAAGAGCAATTTTGAAAGTGAAGTTCTCACCTCTTCCACCCCTGTTGTGGTTGATTTTTGGGCAGAGTGGTGTGGTCCTTGTAAAATGATTGCTCCGATTTTGGATGAAATTTCAACAGAGATGCAAGATCAGATCAAAATTGCCAAAATAAATATTGATGAAAATCCAGAATTGGCGACCCAATACGGAGTACGATCGATTCCTACTCTATTGATGTTCAAAAATGGAAATGTCTCATCGAATATGGTTGGTGCTGCTTCTAAAGGGCGTGTTTCTGAATGGATCAAAGAGGGGCTTCGTTAA
- a CDS encoding peptide chain release factor 3 encodes MEQRAQEIKRRRTFAIIAHPDAGKTTLTEKLLLFGGAIQLAGEVKAKKDRIQTRSDWMNIERDRGISVVTSVMTFEYQDHIFNLLDTPGHEDFADDTYRTLTAVDSAIMVLDGARGIEPRTLKLFEVCRMRDIPIITFVNKMDREARDPIELLDEIEEKLALDTAPITWPIGIGKDFVGTFDLHHDRFRKKDDEVTQQTVSGPDEVAKLLPENQRLSFIEGVDLARSACKNFDLQAFREGHMTPVYFGSALRNFGVRDLINAFIDFGPSPRNQLADQRNVIAMEPRMTGFVFKIQANMDPHHRDRIAFLRVCSGTLERGMKTKLVRTGKSMTLSAPQFFFARSRQIADQAYAGDIVGLPNHGTLRIGDTLTEGEEILFKGVPNFAPEILRRVCLGDPMKAKKLKEALQQMAEEGVVQLFIPDDGSPALVGVIGALQIDVLMERLKVEYSLPVSFESARFNVCRWISAETKGDLQKFLTDHRFAIAHDLDGDPVFLAENHFSLNYEAERAPKIKFATFKDYQVRSE; translated from the coding sequence ATGGAACAGAGAGCGCAGGAGATAAAACGGCGGCGTACATTTGCGATTATTGCTCACCCTGATGCGGGCAAGACAACACTAACAGAAAAACTTTTATTGTTTGGCGGAGCGATTCAACTTGCTGGTGAAGTAAAGGCGAAAAAAGATCGTATCCAAACCCGTTCCGATTGGATGAATATTGAACGCGATCGTGGTATTTCTGTTGTGACCTCAGTCATGACATTTGAATATCAAGACCATATCTTTAATTTATTAGATACTCCAGGTCATGAGGACTTTGCCGATGATACGTACCGTACTCTCACGGCAGTTGATAGTGCTATTATGGTGCTGGATGGTGCACGCGGAATTGAACCGAGAACACTGAAATTGTTTGAAGTGTGTCGGATGCGGGATATTCCTATTATTACTTTTGTCAATAAAATGGATCGTGAGGCGCGCGACCCTATAGAACTTTTAGATGAAATTGAAGAGAAACTTGCGCTTGATACCGCGCCAATAACATGGCCCATTGGTATAGGTAAAGATTTTGTTGGAACATTTGATCTTCATCATGACCGTTTTCGAAAAAAAGATGATGAGGTTACGCAACAGACGGTTTCTGGACCTGACGAAGTTGCAAAGTTGCTTCCTGAAAATCAACGCTTGTCTTTTATCGAAGGAGTAGACCTTGCGCGAAGTGCTTGCAAAAATTTTGATCTGCAAGCTTTCCGTGAAGGACATATGACACCGGTTTATTTCGGTTCGGCTTTAAGAAATTTTGGTGTTCGTGATTTGATCAATGCGTTTATTGATTTTGGTCCAAGTCCTCGTAATCAGTTAGCAGATCAACGCAATGTCATAGCGATGGAACCAAGAATGACAGGGTTTGTCTTTAAAATTCAGGCTAATATGGACCCACATCATCGTGATCGTATTGCATTTTTGCGGGTGTGTTCAGGAACGCTTGAGCGTGGTATGAAGACAAAGTTGGTACGGACTGGAAAGTCGATGACACTTTCAGCACCTCAATTTTTCTTTGCCCGCTCACGTCAAATTGCTGATCAAGCTTATGCCGGTGATATAGTTGGTCTTCCAAACCATGGAACGCTGCGAATTGGTGATACCTTGACTGAAGGTGAAGAGATTCTTTTTAAAGGTGTACCCAATTTTGCACCGGAAATTTTACGTCGTGTTTGTTTGGGTGATCCGATGAAAGCAAAAAAGCTCAAAGAAGCTTTACAGCAAATGGCTGAAGAAGGTGTCGTGCAATTATTTATTCCTGATGATGGGTCACCTGCTCTTGTTGGAGTCATTGGTGCATTACAAATTGATGTTTTAATGGAGCGACTTAAGGTGGAATATTCTTTACCGGTGAGTTTTGAATCAGCACGTTTTAATGTATGTCGTTGGATTTCAGCAGAGACGAAAGGTGATCTGCAAAAATTTCTTACCGATCACCGCTTTGCGATTGCGCATGATTTGGATGGTGATCCAGTTTTTTTGGCAGAAAATCATTTTTCATTGAATTATGAAGCAGAGCGGGCTCCAAAAATAAAATTTGCAACTTTTAAAGATTATCAAGTACGCTCTGAATAA
- a CDS encoding lysine--tRNA ligase, with amino-acid sequence MMRDQCDALSLTPELKDAAVQSRAWPFEEARKIIKRYEKTGYPESVIFETGYGPSGLPHIGTFGEVARTTMVRHAFHILTENKVKTKLLCFSDDMDGLRKVPDNVPDREKMESYLGQPLSRVPDPFGDSYPSFGVANNARLRAFLDRFSFDYEFASSTDYYNSGRFDETLLKILICYDKVMAIILPTLGEERRATYSLFLPISPFSGKVLQVPMIARNIEKGTVTYIEPETGETIETEVTGGKVKCQWKVDWAMRWKALGVDYEMAGKDLIDSTNLSSKICKILGGNPPEGFNYELFLDDKGQKISKSKGNGLTIDEWLTYAPTESLGLYMFSKPKTAKRLYFDVIPKAVDEYYAHLSAYGRQSWQERLNNPVWHIHNGCPPQVDLPVSFAMLLNLVSASNAENKEVLWGFISRYAKGANAQVYPELDQLVQFAIKYFDVFVKPNKKFRTPDNDERITLEQIDAKLASLPENVDGNILQNALLDVARLTERYQDHNKKSPEGGPGVSNIFFQMLYEVLLGQERGPRLGSFIALYGINEMRALIAEALARSTGE; translated from the coding sequence ATGATGCGTGATCAGTGTGATGCCCTTAGCCTTACGCCAGAATTAAAAGATGCGGCTGTTCAATCGAGAGCTTGGCCATTTGAAGAAGCACGTAAGATTATAAAGCGGTATGAAAAAACAGGTTATCCAGAGAGTGTAATATTTGAAACTGGTTATGGACCTTCTGGTTTACCGCATATTGGAACCTTTGGGGAGGTAGCACGTACAACCATGGTGCGTCACGCTTTCCATATTCTCACGGAGAATAAAGTTAAAACAAAACTGCTTTGTTTTTCTGATGATATGGATGGTTTGCGCAAAGTACCTGATAATGTACCTGATCGCGAAAAGATGGAAAGTTATCTTGGTCAACCGCTTAGTCGTGTACCAGATCCTTTTGGCGATAGTTACCCTTCTTTTGGAGTAGCAAATAACGCACGTTTGCGCGCTTTTCTTGATCGTTTTAGTTTTGACTATGAATTTGCAAGTTCCACGGACTATTATAACTCCGGTCGTTTTGATGAAACACTTTTAAAAATACTTATCTGTTACGACAAGGTAATGGCAATTATCCTACCAACATTGGGTGAAGAACGGCGGGCTACCTATTCTCTCTTTTTACCTATTTCTCCTTTTTCTGGAAAAGTATTACAAGTGCCAATGATTGCTCGTAATATTGAAAAAGGAACAGTTACCTATATTGAACCTGAAACCGGAGAAACCATTGAAACGGAGGTCACAGGTGGCAAGGTTAAATGCCAGTGGAAGGTGGACTGGGCGATGCGCTGGAAAGCACTCGGGGTTGATTATGAGATGGCGGGTAAAGATCTTATTGATTCTACTAATCTTTCCTCTAAAATTTGCAAAATACTTGGTGGAAATCCGCCAGAAGGATTTAATTATGAGCTCTTTTTGGATGATAAGGGGCAGAAAATTTCCAAGTCCAAGGGAAATGGTTTAACCATTGATGAGTGGTTAACTTATGCACCAACGGAAAGTTTAGGGCTTTACATGTTTTCAAAGCCTAAAACAGCAAAACGACTTTATTTTGATGTTATTCCAAAAGCCGTTGATGAGTATTATGCGCATCTTTCAGCCTATGGTCGTCAAAGTTGGCAAGAGCGGCTTAATAATCCCGTATGGCATATCCATAATGGTTGTCCTCCGCAGGTTGATTTGCCTGTATCCTTTGCGATGCTCTTAAATTTGGTTAGTGCTTCAAATGCGGAGAATAAAGAGGTTCTTTGGGGTTTTATTTCTCGCTATGCTAAAGGAGCTAATGCGCAAGTTTATCCAGAACTTGATCAGTTGGTACAATTTGCCATTAAATATTTTGATGTCTTTGTCAAACCAAACAAAAAGTTTCGAACACCAGATAACGATGAACGCATAACATTAGAGCAAATCGATGCAAAATTAGCTAGTTTGCCGGAAAATGTTGATGGAAACATTCTTCAAAATGCGCTTCTGGATGTTGCACGTTTAACGGAGCGTTATCAAGACCATAACAAAAAAAGCCCTGAAGGAGGTCCAGGTGTTTCAAATATCTTTTTTCAAATGCTCTATGAAGTCCTTTTAGGGCAAGAACGAGGACCACGATTAGGATCATTTATTGCACTGTATGGGATTAATGAAATGCGGGCACTGATTGCTGAAGCGCTTGCACGGTCGACGGGGGAATAA